In one Agathobacter rectalis ATCC 33656 genomic region, the following are encoded:
- a CDS encoding cation transporter has protein sequence MKKTYKIDVDCANCANKMEDAAKNTAGVKDATVNFMTLKMSVEFEEGQDAKAVMQEVLKNCKKVEDDCEIFL, from the coding sequence ATGAAGAAGACTTACAAAATCGATGTAGACTGCGCTAACTGCGCCAACAAGATGGAGGATGCCGCAAAGAATACAGCAGGTGTAAAGGATGCTACAGTCAATTTCATGACACTCAAGATGAGCGTTGAGTTTGAAGAGGGACAGGATGCAAAGGCGGTTATGCAGGAGGTTCTTAAGAACTGTAAAAAGGTAGAGGACGACTGCGAGATTTTCTTATAA